The DNA region TTTTGATATGACAAAAAAACAAAAAGTTAAAAAACCAATAATTAAAAAATCACAAATTGAAGCAAATTGTAATCATAGCCCATATTTAGCCTCATTACAGATTAGAGCAAAAGATCAAAAAGGACTATTTGCTTATGTTGCCAAAATATTTGATGATTTTAATATTGAAATAGAGAGTGCAAAACTTGCAACAACAAAAGGTTATACAAGAGACTTAATTTTAATAGAAAAAGATGGTGATTTTTGTGGGAAACAAGAAGAAATTATCAATCTAATTTGTCAAGAAGAGAATTAACTTCTAGTAAATTCTTTACCGTCAGTAGAGTAAATAACTCTTTTGCCATATAGTTCAAAACTAGTTTTCTTTTCATTAGAAGGTTTATTCACAAAATTACCAAATTGTGAAGAGTGATGCAAATAATTGTCTTTTAACTTTTTGTATGTTTCATTATCTTGAGTTTTTAAAACTTCATGTTTTTTAAGTGCTTTATATGTTTTTGTTAAAATCTCATCTTCTGCAAATGTATATTTATTAAAGCTTCCAAGAGGAACAACCTCAAATTCATCTTTTTTATTACTTTGAGTTTTTGAATCTTTATATATAGCTTTATCATACATTAGTTTCATTGTTACATGTTCATATTTATTTGATACTTTGGGTCTATACATATACAAGTGTAAATGATATTGCCAATTTGAAGAATTACCCCAAATATCTTCTCTTTGATTTAAGTTATATACATTTTTTATATAATAATAAAAACCTTCTTTTTCTGGTTTTTCTTTTAATTTATCAATATCTTTTTTTGAATCTTTTTGTATTAATTCATTATTTTTTAGCCAGTTATATTTATTATTCCATTTTTCTATATTTTTCTCTAAATATTCTGGTATTTTTTTATTTTCTATTATAAAATCACCAAGATAAACTAATTCATTTTCTTCATTATATCCCCCTCCTACATCTGCATGAGCTCCAGGAACATAAAACTCTTCAAATCTTGGGCCACCATCTTTTCTTTTCTCTGTACTATCTTTATAATAATGTTTATTTATATCTAGAAAAATAGAGTATGCTTCAAAGTTATATCTAAATTCATCATCTGCCATTAGATGAACTACATGTCCTACTTTTTTATTATTATCATTTTCAAAGAAATTAATATTTAAATCATCAGAATCATTTGATTGAATAACTCCATAATGAGTTACAGTATCATATATTCCTACAAATCTAAAAGAGATTGAATCTACTATAAGTTCTTTTTCTTTATAAAAAGGATTATAAACTTTATTATAATCACTATTATGTGGATTAATATACTCTATATCAGTTCGAAGTGGATTAAATATAGTTTTATTACCTATTCTTACATATCCATTACTTCCAAAAAGTTCATAGAATATATCTTTATTATTTTTTGGTCTTACTGTGTAATCTCTTTTTGTATTTTTTAATAAGGTTGTATTTTTTAATAAAGTACAAATAAAATGTCTTGCACTTGTAGAACCTCTACTAAATCCAAATACATCTAAAACTAATTCATCCATATGAGTTATTGAAGCTTTTCTTAATTGTTCTGCTATTTTTATACAAGAATATAAGCAATGTGCTATTACTCCACTCTCTCCTGTTCCTAAACCTAATCCCCAAACAGAATCATCTTCATAATCTTTTTGTATAAAAGGATTAAATGTTCCAGAACCACTTTCATAAAGTTTAAATCTTGTATTTGGAAGGTTATCTACATTTTTCTTTACATCATCACCATCATATAATTCATATAATCTACTAACATTTGTTTCACCATTTGTAAAACTACTTTCTTTATCATCATCAGGAAGTATCTTTTCAATTATGTATTCTGAAATAGTTTTCTCTTTAGCATCTTTTTTACTGTTTTTTACATCAAGTAAATAC from Malaciobacter molluscorum LMG 25693 includes:
- a CDS encoding T6SS phospholipase effector Tle1-like catalytic domain-containing protein produces the protein MSNDITIGNAFHKVGEVAHVNEYCTQDNKPIEDDIKTRIAYIIISNEDIKELIASTDDKQTILNETKNRYSSYLVKAVEQEIKENNKVLTYDKLKGVTEQIVDKKLITLCTVKLYNCKSYGSVLKAKKYHHAYKKVLNDNLKENLDKKSTSFLTFTKNSCQEILKQEESKNLKINKDRQPYIIISMPYVYNIKENSKEKELEEICYEDKIIASYLPEVIVEYGVFFDGTKNNIYNIDFYRNFVEFLKEPAKDIENELNENDEFGKPRLKGRKKGSIQEYILSTDNPEFTNETKKIIINQMNNASKKLRYFDNKSNLSLSDDEILNSKKAKDAKKVFEYLLDVKNSKKDAKEKTISEYIIEKILPDDDKESSFTNGETNVSRLYELYDGDDVKKNVDNLPNTRFKLYESGSGTFNPFIQKDYEDDSVWGLGLGTGESGVIAHCLYSCIKIAEQLRKASITHMDELVLDVFGFSRGSTSARHFICTLLKNTTLLKNTKRDYTVRPKNNKDIFYELFGSNGYVRIGNKTIFNPLRTDIEYINPHNSDYNKVYNPFYKEKELIVDSISFRFVGIYDTVTHYGVIQSNDSDDLNINFFENDNNKKVGHVVHLMADDEFRYNFEAYSIFLDINKHYYKDSTEKRKDGGPRFEEFYVPGAHADVGGGYNEENELVYLGDFIIENKKIPEYLEKNIEKWNNKYNWLKNNELIQKDSKKDIDKLKEKPEKEGFYYYIKNVYNLNQREDIWGNSSNWQYHLHLYMYRPKVSNKYEHVTMKLMYDKAIYKDSKTQSNKKDEFEVVPLGSFNKYTFAEDEILTKTYKALKKHEVLKTQDNETYKKLKDNYLHHSSQFGNFVNKPSNEKKTSFELYGKRVIYSTDGKEFTRS